A single window of Thalassoroseus pseudoceratinae DNA harbors:
- a CDS encoding DUF1588 domain-containing protein yields the protein MSYSHNLRWLVSLGAILCGTTVFATETPKSELGTFVAEHCVVCHNAELLMGKLNLQHVAENPSAADSVLLQRLHEVVANQEMPPVDEPQPSEKVRASFLAKLTATLKTRSDAENKLLEPGWGNLVDHQALFTEPDVRRAATPARLWRLSPHIFMQRANDVSRMRMLVVRPNQGGDGLHPAFAYMTPPHAFRDNAATHAFEAATTELLFNVCWEIAGFQTLPDSPRLNPHVRRFRNKTERSDRDWRQLISMQLRLALRRNPQKDETEGLLALARKTEKQAGLDAALQSVFTAVLLKPEAVYRFEVGDGKPDEFGRVFLSPYELKHAIAYALTDHVPDAKLDKAATSGNLATRADVRREVERLLADFETTSPRLLRFFQEYFEYPKARAVFKDRRRANAIFARERLEDADEFVLNILEDDQQVLRRLLTEDTLFVVSKGLQRMNAPTERRFRRDLLPDYGFPSNWEWEKQQPLKPKIGRRSGMLTHPAWLLAFSDNEKNQAIQRGRWVQMKLLGGTVPDTPIGVDAKLPTDPHLTLREKMKQVTSAGYCWNCHQKMDPLGLPFEQFDDFGRWREEELDRPVDTTGMVTVGVPEVDGPVSDPFEMMERFAASQHVEQVFVRHVFRYFLGRNETLDDAPTLIDAHRAYREHGGSFKALVTSLLTSDSFLYRRVTVSPETAAATNERS from the coding sequence ATGTCCTATTCTCACAATCTCCGGTGGCTAGTTTCCCTCGGTGCGATTCTGTGCGGCACGACTGTCTTTGCCACAGAGACGCCGAAGTCGGAGCTTGGCACATTCGTTGCAGAGCATTGTGTTGTCTGTCATAACGCCGAATTGTTGATGGGGAAACTCAATTTGCAACACGTTGCCGAGAACCCATCGGCAGCCGATTCCGTGTTGCTGCAACGACTGCATGAGGTGGTTGCGAATCAGGAGATGCCCCCCGTCGATGAGCCGCAACCGAGTGAGAAAGTTCGAGCGAGTTTTCTCGCAAAACTGACGGCAACTCTCAAGACGCGTTCGGACGCTGAGAATAAACTGCTAGAACCCGGTTGGGGGAACTTGGTCGATCATCAAGCACTCTTCACCGAACCGGATGTCCGTCGGGCGGCGACCCCAGCGCGGTTGTGGCGACTGAGTCCTCACATCTTTATGCAGCGAGCGAACGACGTTTCGCGAATGCGGATGCTCGTGGTTCGGCCAAACCAGGGGGGCGATGGTCTCCATCCGGCCTTCGCGTACATGACACCGCCGCACGCGTTTCGTGACAATGCAGCCACCCACGCATTCGAGGCGGCGACGACGGAGTTGCTGTTCAATGTCTGTTGGGAGATCGCCGGATTCCAGACGCTTCCTGATTCTCCGCGTCTCAATCCTCATGTGCGGAGGTTTCGGAACAAAACGGAACGAAGCGATCGTGATTGGCGGCAATTGATCTCAATGCAATTGCGTCTAGCGTTGCGACGTAATCCCCAAAAAGATGAAACCGAAGGCTTGTTGGCACTGGCACGGAAGACCGAGAAGCAAGCAGGGCTCGATGCTGCCTTGCAATCCGTTTTCACCGCCGTGCTATTGAAGCCGGAAGCCGTGTATCGGTTCGAGGTTGGTGATGGAAAGCCCGATGAGTTCGGTCGTGTGTTCCTCTCGCCCTACGAATTGAAGCATGCGATTGCGTACGCTCTGACTGACCACGTCCCCGATGCCAAACTCGACAAGGCCGCGACATCGGGGAATCTCGCGACGCGTGCCGATGTCCGACGTGAAGTCGAGCGTTTACTCGCTGATTTCGAGACGACATCACCGCGGTTGCTACGATTCTTTCAAGAGTATTTCGAGTACCCCAAAGCGCGGGCGGTGTTCAAAGATCGCCGCCGGGCCAATGCGATCTTTGCCCGAGAGCGGTTGGAAGACGCCGACGAGTTTGTCTTGAACATTCTGGAGGATGACCAACAGGTTCTTCGTCGACTACTCACCGAAGATACGTTGTTCGTCGTCTCGAAGGGACTTCAACGAATGAACGCGCCCACCGAAAGACGGTTCCGCCGGGATCTTCTGCCTGATTATGGTTTCCCGAGCAACTGGGAATGGGAAAAACAGCAACCGCTGAAACCCAAGATCGGTCGTCGGTCCGGTATGCTGACCCATCCCGCTTGGTTGTTGGCGTTCTCGGACAACGAAAAGAATCAGGCGATTCAACGCGGCCGGTGGGTGCAGATGAAATTACTCGGCGGCACAGTTCCCGACACGCCCATTGGTGTGGACGCCAAATTACCGACCGATCCCCATCTCACGTTGCGTGAAAAGATGAAACAAGTGACGAGTGCGGGTTACTGTTGGAATTGTCATCAAAAGATGGACCCGCTGGGGCTGCCTTTTGAACAATTCGATGACTTCGGTCGTTGGCGGGAAGAGGAGCTTGACCGTCCGGTCGACACCACAGGCATGGTCACCGTCGGAGTGCCCGAGGTGGACGGCCCGGTGTCTGATCCTTTTGAGATGATGGAGCGTTTTGCGGCGTCCCAGCATGTGGAACAAGTTTTTGTGCGGCACGTCTTTCGCTATTTCCTGGGTCGCAATGAGACCCTGGATGACGCACCGACACTCATCGATGCGCATCGGGCATATCGCGAGCACGGCGGCAGTTTCAAAGCATTAGTCACCTCGCTATTGACGTCCGATTCTTTCCTTTATCGTCGCGTGACTGTTTCACCGGAAACAGCCGCAGCCACAAACGAGCGGTCCTAG
- a CDS encoding DUF1552 domain-containing protein has translation MTNQSTLNRRHFIKNLTLGASAPVLVPMLNRIAMGADGDTPPLRFLFVLEGNSVPPRQVCPDGIPFVEREERTKFVEHSLHDTTLPTALKPIEDFRDQLTIVQGLSGRMCSGGHSSDHGALGAYHANSGRSILAPTIDAVLGQAYPGIFENLVLGISSDVRKAVDFNCSAAARGRSLATLLHPDIAYTRLFGSIAEGRAKSSFRARANVLDYIKDDIKRARRELGSVEKAKMDAYLSAYEGLDATSKRLVESRETLESVVPERTDKFSSTVETDRLDAHFELATAALIGGMTNCATIASGVGFPNFNITFTGLGIQTGKHPIGHGLYIEDDRTAWEQSQKIRAFHFQLINRTMKKLASMPEGDGTMLDRTVIVYLSDGAETHHSRCFEWPFVVLGNANGRLRAGRYLQYPDYGTDGHRTINALYHTFLHAAGLPRDEFGSLDPNLDESMHRGPLEEFYV, from the coding sequence ATGACAAACCAATCAACGCTCAATCGCCGTCATTTCATCAAGAATCTGACGCTAGGAGCAAGTGCGCCTGTACTCGTTCCCATGCTGAATCGGATCGCCATGGGAGCCGACGGCGACACGCCGCCCTTGCGGTTCTTGTTTGTTCTAGAAGGCAACAGTGTGCCGCCGCGTCAGGTGTGCCCAGACGGCATTCCGTTTGTGGAACGCGAAGAACGCACAAAGTTTGTAGAACACTCGTTGCACGACACAACGTTGCCAACGGCACTGAAACCGATTGAAGACTTTCGGGATCAGCTGACGATTGTGCAAGGGCTTTCTGGGCGGATGTGTTCGGGGGGGCATTCGAGTGATCACGGCGCACTCGGTGCCTATCACGCGAATTCCGGCCGCAGCATTCTGGCACCCACAATTGATGCGGTGTTGGGGCAAGCATACCCCGGTATTTTTGAAAATCTCGTCTTGGGCATTTCGAGTGATGTGCGGAAAGCGGTGGATTTCAACTGCTCAGCCGCCGCTCGTGGTCGCAGTCTCGCGACGTTGCTTCATCCTGATATCGCTTACACACGACTTTTCGGGAGCATCGCTGAAGGCAGGGCAAAGTCTTCGTTCCGGGCTCGTGCTAATGTGCTTGACTATATCAAAGATGACATCAAGCGAGCGCGACGGGAACTTGGTTCGGTGGAAAAAGCGAAAATGGATGCATACCTCTCGGCTTACGAGGGGCTTGATGCAACGTCCAAACGCCTGGTGGAATCACGTGAGACGTTGGAGAGTGTCGTCCCGGAGCGTACGGACAAATTCTCCTCAACGGTCGAGACGGATCGACTCGATGCGCACTTCGAGTTGGCCACAGCGGCACTCATTGGTGGGATGACCAATTGTGCCACAATTGCGTCGGGTGTCGGCTTTCCTAACTTCAACATTACATTCACTGGACTCGGAATCCAAACCGGCAAACACCCGATTGGTCATGGTCTTTACATCGAAGACGACCGCACGGCTTGGGAGCAGTCACAGAAGATTCGGGCGTTTCACTTTCAGCTCATTAACCGCACGATGAAAAAGCTCGCTTCGATGCCGGAAGGCGATGGCACCATGCTCGATCGCACGGTGATTGTCTATCTTAGCGATGGAGCGGAAACCCATCATAGCCGGTGTTTTGAGTGGCCGTTCGTTGTGCTTGGCAACGCGAATGGGCGTCTGCGAGCTGGGCGATATCTGCAATATCCTGACTACGGCACCGACGGGCATCGGACCATCAATGCCCTGTACCACACATTCCTTCACGCGGCTGGACTTCCACGCGACGAATTCGGCTCGCTCGATCCGAACCTGGACGAATCCATGCACCGGGGGCCATTGGAAGAGTTCTACGTGTAA
- a CDS encoding PSD1 and planctomycete cytochrome C domain-containing protein, with amino-acid sequence MTNFPTLLTLVLASGVFGLVGPKSVHADEQAATAQQLEFFEKEVRPLLAKHCYQCHSADAKRVEGSLLLDRREAHLRGGDSGAAIVPGDADNSLLIEAVRYESYEMPPKGKLPDREIEILVRWINMGAPWPDEPAPTAEATIEEFDLAQRKAEFWVWQPITDPKAPLVQQDNWPRNNIDRFILARLEEAGLRPSGDADRTALLRRLYFDLIGLPPTPAQVQSFLADESDGAVEKVVDELLSSPHFGERWARHWLDLVRYAESRGHEFDNDTPNAFQYRDYVIRALNADVPYDQFVREHIAGDLLPKPRLHPTEKFNESVLGTGFWHLGEWVHSPVDVRKDEADRFDNMLDVMSKTFLGVTVACARCHDHKFDAISTADYYSLTGFLQSSDYRQVRFETAAHNRRLAERLAEVDAKYQRQIAKFLDNQGISRPKQTSYLDDEAIVVDYGTIPQTEFRQDGFIFGSSPRREGFAYPTAQSGSVEIAKFASAVNDPIWSGLESITAGSVHNRSTIAKLPKSGRTLRSPTFELKDGAVSCLVEGEGHVFACVDSHRLVAGPLHKETIRPIKPGTHWVNLNLSRYVGHRIHLEFVPAKNAQLSVRMITQGLDAAGRAEIDRKLTVLDKPHVEYAQAAEAVLNSKVQVEERIFADFESGNYDGWTATGEAFGAIPQTLETIAPYQGRINGRGKYFVNSHNIRPGGDVRKGDRLTGTLTSTEFTIDFDTIEFLVGGGSHQGKTCVNLVIDDEVELTATGRNNNQMSVHRWDVRPYQGKKAMIQVVDNHQGGWGNIGVDHIVFQKADSETKGSVVANRILRAWTDEREKISRQILRKSHVAPAMMDGTGEDAHIFIRGNSSKPGDIEPRHFLTAISGDEPLEIESGSGRLKLARLINAPTNPLTSRVIVNRIWHHLMGRGIVPTVDDFGFLGQRPTHPKLLDHLATRLRKDGQSLKQMIKYVVLSRAYQMSSHADPHAIAADPKNQLWHYRPPQRLEGEVIRDSLLALSGRLDETQFGPPIPIHLTPFMDGRGRPNQSGPLDGAGRRSIYIAVRRNFLSPMMLTFDTPNPFSSMGRRNVSNVPAQALILLNDPLVVELSREWGQRALEQTAGASEDAAAQRINWLYLSGFGRYPTTQERETALNFLQSQAAERNVTPDDSDLWADLAHVLVNTKEFIFLR; translated from the coding sequence ATGACAAATTTCCCAACCCTTCTCACATTGGTTTTGGCATCCGGCGTTTTTGGGCTGGTCGGTCCGAAGTCGGTCCACGCAGACGAACAAGCCGCGACCGCTCAACAACTGGAGTTCTTCGAGAAGGAAGTTCGGCCGTTGCTGGCGAAGCACTGCTATCAGTGTCACAGTGCCGATGCCAAACGTGTGGAAGGTTCACTATTGCTCGATCGTCGCGAAGCTCATTTGCGGGGCGGGGATTCAGGAGCGGCCATTGTTCCCGGGGATGCCGACAACAGTTTGCTGATCGAAGCGGTACGCTACGAATCCTACGAGATGCCGCCCAAAGGCAAACTACCGGATCGCGAGATCGAAATTCTTGTGCGGTGGATCAACATGGGGGCCCCTTGGCCGGACGAACCAGCACCGACCGCCGAGGCGACCATCGAAGAATTTGACCTCGCTCAACGCAAAGCCGAGTTCTGGGTTTGGCAGCCAATTACCGATCCAAAAGCCCCTTTGGTTCAGCAAGACAATTGGCCCCGGAACAACATTGATCGTTTCATTCTGGCACGTCTCGAAGAGGCCGGTCTCAGGCCGTCTGGTGATGCGGACCGAACTGCTTTGTTGCGACGACTTTATTTCGATTTGATCGGGCTTCCGCCAACGCCCGCCCAGGTACAATCATTTCTTGCGGACGAGAGCGATGGAGCGGTCGAGAAAGTTGTCGATGAGTTACTGAGTTCTCCGCATTTCGGTGAACGGTGGGCTCGACATTGGTTAGATCTCGTGCGATATGCGGAATCGCGGGGGCATGAATTCGACAATGATACGCCGAATGCGTTTCAATATCGGGACTATGTGATTCGGGCATTGAATGCCGATGTCCCGTATGATCAGTTTGTCCGCGAGCATATCGCAGGGGACTTGCTGCCCAAACCGCGACTGCACCCGACGGAAAAGTTCAACGAATCGGTGCTGGGCACAGGATTCTGGCATCTCGGCGAATGGGTACACTCACCCGTTGATGTTCGCAAGGATGAGGCCGATCGTTTTGACAACATGCTCGACGTGATGTCGAAGACTTTTCTAGGTGTAACTGTAGCCTGTGCTCGGTGCCACGATCACAAGTTCGATGCCATTTCAACGGCGGATTACTATTCGCTAACGGGATTTCTTCAAAGCAGCGATTATCGCCAAGTTCGGTTTGAAACGGCGGCCCACAATCGCCGCTTGGCCGAACGTCTTGCGGAGGTTGATGCGAAATATCAGCGTCAGATTGCCAAGTTTCTTGATAACCAGGGGATTTCACGACCAAAGCAAACGAGCTATCTCGATGACGAAGCAATTGTTGTCGATTACGGAACCATTCCTCAAACCGAATTTCGACAGGATGGCTTCATCTTCGGATCGTCACCGCGACGAGAGGGCTTCGCATATCCCACGGCTCAAAGTGGTTCGGTCGAAATTGCCAAGTTTGCATCCGCTGTGAACGATCCGATCTGGTCGGGACTGGAGTCAATCACAGCAGGGTCGGTTCACAATAGAAGCACGATTGCGAAACTTCCAAAAAGCGGTCGCACCCTGCGGTCGCCTACGTTTGAACTGAAAGATGGGGCTGTGAGTTGCCTTGTCGAAGGGGAAGGGCACGTTTTCGCTTGCGTGGATTCACATCGCCTCGTCGCTGGTCCACTTCACAAAGAGACAATCCGGCCCATCAAACCCGGCACGCATTGGGTCAATCTGAATCTCTCACGATATGTCGGTCATCGAATTCATCTGGAATTTGTTCCGGCGAAGAACGCTCAGTTGTCCGTCCGGATGATCACACAGGGATTGGATGCGGCGGGACGGGCGGAGATTGACCGAAAACTGACCGTGTTGGACAAACCTCATGTTGAATATGCCCAGGCTGCTGAAGCTGTCTTGAACAGCAAGGTTCAAGTTGAGGAACGCATCTTCGCTGACTTCGAATCCGGAAACTACGACGGTTGGACAGCCACCGGCGAGGCGTTCGGGGCGATCCCACAAACGCTGGAAACGATCGCTCCGTACCAGGGACGTATCAACGGCCGCGGGAAATACTTCGTCAATTCGCACAACATTCGCCCCGGGGGCGACGTTCGCAAAGGGGATCGGCTGACGGGAACGCTGACTTCGACGGAATTCACGATCGACTTCGACACGATTGAATTCCTCGTGGGTGGCGGAAGTCATCAGGGAAAGACGTGCGTTAACTTGGTCATTGACGACGAAGTCGAATTGACGGCCACGGGACGCAACAACAACCAGATGTCGGTTCACCGTTGGGACGTGCGGCCGTATCAAGGCAAAAAGGCGATGATTCAGGTTGTCGACAATCACCAAGGCGGTTGGGGGAATATCGGGGTCGATCACATTGTGTTCCAGAAAGCCGATTCCGAAACGAAAGGCAGTGTGGTCGCAAATCGTATCCTCCGTGCCTGGACTGACGAACGTGAGAAGATCAGTCGACAAATTTTGCGGAAGTCGCACGTGGCACCGGCGATGATGGATGGAACCGGAGAAGACGCACATATCTTCATTCGTGGGAACTCCTCGAAACCAGGTGATATCGAACCGCGTCATTTTCTGACGGCAATCTCCGGCGATGAACCCCTGGAGATCGAATCGGGAAGTGGCCGATTGAAACTTGCCCGGCTGATCAATGCCCCAACGAATCCGCTGACATCGCGAGTAATTGTCAATCGCATTTGGCATCACTTGATGGGGCGGGGGATTGTTCCCACCGTCGATGACTTCGGATTTCTCGGCCAACGACCGACGCATCCTAAATTGCTCGACCACCTCGCCACACGACTTCGCAAGGATGGCCAGAGTCTCAAACAGATGATCAAGTACGTCGTCCTGTCACGAGCGTACCAAATGTCGAGTCACGCTGACCCCCATGCCATCGCAGCCGACCCCAAAAATCAGCTTTGGCATTACCGACCGCCTCAACGGTTGGAAGGGGAGGTTATTCGGGATTCGCTACTCGCATTGTCGGGCCGTCTGGATGAAACTCAGTTCGGTCCGCCAATTCCGATTCACCTCACACCATTTATGGACGGTCGCGGTCGTCCGAATCAAAGTGGACCATTGGATGGGGCCGGACGACGTTCAATCTATATTGCGGTGCGTCGCAATTTCTTGTCGCCAATGATGCTAACATTCGACACGCCGAATCCCTTCAGTTCGATGGGACGGCGAAATGTTTCAAATGTGCCAGCACAAGCTTTAATACTTCTGAACGATCCCCTGGTAGTGGAGTTATCCCGCGAATGGGGGCAGAGAGCGTTAGAGCAAACAGCAGGGGCCAGCGAAGATGCAGCCGCTCAGCGAATCAACTGGCTGTATCTTTCTGGTTTCGGTAGATACCCAACCACACAGGAACGTGAGACAGCCCTCAATTTTCTTCAGTCTCAGGCGGCGGAGCGGAATGTGACGCCTGACGACTCGGACCTCTGGGCCGACCTTGCTCATGTGCTGGTCAATACAAAGGAGTTTATTTTTCTCCGATGA
- a CDS encoding DUF1501 domain-containing protein — protein MLATCAGGFGALALAALQSDPTFAGDQSTSGPGHAGHGPHHKVRAKNVIFLYMDGGPSQVDTFDPKPMLDKYNGKDPGNLFDVEPTQFNNNGTVLASPWKFRQHGESGIPVSELFPHVAECVDELAVVRSMTSNFPEHTFANYFLHTGSGLQGRPSMGAWVNYGLGSECQNLPGFVVLNGGLIPPGGLDCFGSGFLPASYQGSVFKPSGTGVANIKPTETTPVKQRAKLDLINQLDGLATKQFGKHDSLESAIKNYELAYAMQMAVPEVMSLAKEPQHLQQMYGMESNFEPTRIYAAQCLIARRMIEQGVRFIELTCPKVGGDRWDQHSNLKSGHENNARAVDQPIAALLKDLRQRGLLDDTLVVWAGEFGRTPFAQGKNGRDHNQYGFTVWLAGGGVKPGMIYGATDEWGYKAIQDRVEIHDLHATMLHLLGVDHTRSTFRFSGRDMRLTDVHGHVIHDIIA, from the coding sequence ATGCTGGCAACGTGTGCCGGTGGATTTGGCGCGCTCGCCCTGGCGGCGTTGCAATCTGATCCGACGTTCGCTGGTGATCAATCAACATCGGGACCGGGTCATGCTGGGCACGGCCCGCACCATAAGGTTCGAGCGAAGAACGTCATTTTTCTCTATATGGACGGTGGACCGTCCCAAGTCGATACGTTCGATCCCAAGCCAATGCTCGACAAATACAATGGCAAGGACCCCGGAAACCTTTTCGATGTCGAGCCGACCCAGTTCAACAATAACGGCACGGTGCTTGCCAGTCCTTGGAAGTTCCGGCAGCATGGTGAGTCGGGTATCCCGGTAAGCGAACTTTTTCCCCACGTGGCGGAATGTGTCGATGAATTAGCCGTCGTACGCTCGATGACGTCAAACTTCCCGGAGCACACCTTCGCGAATTACTTCTTACACACCGGTAGCGGCTTGCAAGGGCGGCCGAGTATGGGCGCTTGGGTGAACTACGGTTTAGGAAGTGAATGCCAAAATCTGCCCGGTTTCGTCGTTCTTAACGGCGGACTTATTCCGCCAGGTGGACTCGACTGTTTCGGGAGTGGGTTTCTGCCGGCGAGTTATCAAGGCTCAGTCTTCAAACCATCCGGAACCGGTGTCGCAAACATCAAACCGACCGAAACAACACCGGTCAAACAACGCGCGAAACTCGATCTCATCAATCAACTCGATGGACTCGCAACGAAGCAATTTGGGAAACACGATAGTCTAGAGTCTGCAATCAAAAACTATGAGCTAGCCTATGCAATGCAAATGGCAGTTCCTGAAGTGATGTCACTAGCGAAAGAACCTCAGCACTTACAACAAATGTATGGGATGGAATCCAATTTCGAGCCAACACGAATCTATGCCGCCCAGTGTTTGATTGCTCGCCGAATGATCGAGCAGGGTGTTCGTTTCATCGAGTTGACTTGTCCAAAAGTTGGTGGGGATCGTTGGGATCAACACTCGAACTTGAAGTCCGGTCACGAGAACAATGCGCGTGCGGTAGATCAACCCATTGCCGCACTCTTGAAGGATCTCCGACAACGCGGTCTGCTCGACGACACGCTCGTTGTCTGGGCAGGTGAGTTTGGACGGACGCCATTCGCCCAAGGGAAGAACGGTCGCGACCACAATCAATATGGATTCACCGTCTGGCTAGCCGGCGGAGGCGTGAAACCGGGCATGATCTACGGAGCGACTGACGAATGGGGATACAAAGCGATTCAAGATCGCGTCGAAATCCACGACCTCCATGCCACCATGCTGCATCTTCTCGGCGTTGATCACACACGTTCGACCTTCCGCTTTAGCGGTCGCGACATGCGGCTGACCGATGTGCATGGTCATGTGATCCACGACATTATCGCCTGA
- a CDS encoding sulfatase family protein: MNRTFGTKSTLNSGCRLIAIVITTLISWSANSVANDARPNFVIIFTDDQGYQDVGCFGSPDIRTPRLDEMAKQGMRFTSFYAQPICGPSRAALMTGCYPMRVAERGNIKQIHPILHEDEVTIAEVLKSKGYQTACFGKWDLAKHSQTDFHIDLFPTRQGFDYFFGTPTSNDRIANLYRNEELIEKSTPLATLTQRYTDEAIAFMTRNQKQPFFVYLPHTMPHTKLAASAKFKGKSPRGIYGDVIEEIDFNVGRLLDAIDDLGLADNTYVLFTSDNGPWLIKNRKHADGHLKGDHGGSAGPLRSGKVSTFEGGVRVPAILWGPGRVPKGLTCHQLASTLDILPTFANLAGAEIPTDRVIDGEDITHLFHGKFEQANREKTFFYYLRVHLQAVRQGKWKLHLPREKEPVGAAPFSRNTHIAPADRIGFDKPFLVDLENDIGETTNVAAEHPQVVQQLLGLAEEMRSDLGDYDRVGKNMRFFDPLTTKPKTPPLPPDRKRRPRKPSPTKSQHSLLDPYPPK; this comes from the coding sequence ATGAATCGTACTTTCGGGACCAAATCGACTCTCAATAGCGGGTGTCGACTCATTGCCATTGTGATCACTACACTCATTTCATGGAGTGCCAATTCAGTTGCGAACGATGCTCGACCGAATTTCGTGATCATTTTCACGGACGACCAGGGCTATCAAGATGTTGGTTGTTTCGGTTCGCCTGATATCCGGACACCGCGTTTGGATGAGATGGCCAAGCAAGGCATGAGATTCACGAGTTTCTACGCCCAGCCGATCTGTGGGCCATCTCGTGCGGCGTTGATGACTGGCTGCTATCCAATGCGTGTTGCCGAGCGGGGGAATATCAAGCAGATACACCCGATTCTTCACGAGGACGAAGTAACAATTGCGGAAGTTCTAAAGTCGAAAGGCTATCAAACCGCCTGCTTCGGCAAGTGGGATCTTGCGAAGCACTCACAGACTGACTTCCACATTGACCTCTTTCCCACTCGGCAAGGCTTCGACTATTTCTTTGGAACACCAACAAGCAATGACCGAATTGCCAATCTCTATCGAAACGAAGAGTTGATTGAGAAGTCGACACCGTTGGCGACGCTGACTCAGCGTTATACCGATGAGGCAATCGCATTCATGACTAGGAACCAGAAGCAGCCTTTCTTCGTTTACCTTCCCCATACAATGCCACATACGAAGTTGGCAGCGTCTGCAAAGTTCAAAGGGAAAAGTCCCCGTGGAATCTATGGTGATGTCATTGAGGAAATCGACTTCAATGTGGGGCGACTTCTTGATGCGATCGACGACCTCGGACTAGCAGATAACACATATGTTCTTTTTACGAGCGACAACGGGCCGTGGCTAATCAAGAATCGGAAACACGCCGATGGACATCTGAAAGGCGATCATGGGGGATCGGCAGGACCGTTGCGAAGCGGGAAAGTTTCGACATTCGAAGGTGGTGTGCGTGTGCCTGCCATTCTATGGGGACCCGGACGTGTTCCTAAGGGATTAACGTGTCATCAATTGGCAAGCACATTAGACATCCTGCCAACATTTGCGAATCTCGCCGGGGCGGAGATACCAACCGACCGCGTGATCGATGGCGAAGACATCACACATCTCTTTCACGGTAAGTTCGAACAAGCCAACCGTGAGAAAACATTCTTCTACTATCTTCGCGTCCATCTTCAAGCTGTTCGCCAAGGGAAATGGAAGCTGCATCTGCCGCGAGAAAAGGAACCGGTCGGGGCGGCGCCCTTTAGTCGTAATACACATATCGCACCGGCGGATCGAATCGGCTTCGACAAGCCGTTCCTAGTGGACCTCGAAAACGATATTGGTGAAACAACGAATGTCGCCGCCGAACATCCCCAGGTGGTTCAACAATTGCTAGGACTAGCGGAAGAAATGCGATCTGATCTTGGTGACTACGACCGTGTCGGCAAGAACATGCGATTCTTTGACCCTTTGACTACCAAACCAAAGACACCACCTCTACCACCTGATCGCAAACGTCGGCCCCGCAAGCCGTCACCAACCAAATCGCAACACTCACTCCTCGATCCATATCCCCCAAAGTAA